A region of Lycium barbarum isolate Lr01 chromosome 1, ASM1917538v2, whole genome shotgun sequence DNA encodes the following proteins:
- the LOC132604180 gene encoding two-component response regulator ARR17-like: protein MEMFASSSISRGMEEVLASDEPHVLAVDDNLIDRKLVERLLKKSSCKVTTAEDGLRALEYLGLGAHQDSSTNSNGSKVNMIITDYCMPGMTGYELLKKIKESSIMKDVPVVIVSSENIPTRINQCMEEGAQIFMLKPLKHSDVERLRYQIMQC from the exons ATGGAGATGTTTGCTTCATCGTCAATTTCAAGGGGAATGGAAGAAGTTCTTGCAAGTGATGAACCACATGTGCTAGCAGTGGATGACAATCTTATTGATCGTAAACTTGTTGAGAGATTACTCAAGAAATCATCTTGCAAAG TAACTACTGCAGAAGATGGTCTGAGGGCTTTGGAGTACTTGGGTTTGGGAGCGCATCAGGACAGCTCTACAAACAGCAAT GGTTCAAAGGTTAATATGATAATAACAGATTATTGCATGCCAGGAATGACAGGTTATGAGCTGCTTAAGAAAATCAAG GAATCGTCGATCATGAAGGATGTGCCAGTTGTGATAGTGTCATCCGAGAATATCCCAACTCGAATTAATCA ATGCATGGAAGAAGGAGCGCAAATATTCATGCTGAAGCCTCTGAAACACTCCGATGTCGAAAGGCTGAGATACCAAATAATGCAATGTTGA